A region from the Tsuneonella mangrovi genome encodes:
- a CDS encoding ABC transporter ATP-binding protein codes for MNDAPVVRLTGLTRSFEQGGVTIEVLRGVNLAIAPGEIVALLGPSGSGKSTMLQAVGLLEGGFSGQIEIAGIDANALPADGRTTLRREHLGFVYQFHHLLPDFNALENVVIPQLVAGRSRGEAEERAQAILDALGLGHRLEHRPSQLSGGEQQRVAVGRALANRPQLVLADEPTGNLDEQTSDKVLAQFLELVRGEGSAALVATHNERLAAKMDRIVRLHDGVLT; via the coding sequence ATGAATGATGCGCCTGTTGTCCGCCTGACCGGCCTCACGCGCTCGTTCGAGCAAGGCGGGGTGACGATCGAGGTTCTGCGCGGCGTCAATCTGGCGATCGCGCCCGGGGAGATCGTCGCGCTGCTCGGGCCGTCTGGGTCGGGCAAGTCGACGATGCTCCAGGCGGTCGGGCTGCTCGAAGGCGGGTTCAGTGGTCAGATCGAGATCGCCGGGATCGATGCTAACGCGCTTCCTGCAGATGGCCGGACGACGCTTCGCCGCGAACACCTTGGCTTTGTCTACCAGTTCCACCACTTGCTGCCGGACTTCAATGCGCTCGAGAATGTGGTCATTCCGCAGCTGGTGGCAGGGCGTTCGCGCGGCGAAGCTGAGGAAAGGGCACAAGCCATCCTCGACGCCCTCGGCCTCGGTCACCGGCTCGAACATCGGCCGAGCCAGCTTTCCGGAGGCGAGCAACAACGCGTTGCCGTCGGTCGAGCGTTGGCCAATCGTCCCCAGCTGGTTCTCGCGGACGAACCGACCGGTAACCTCGATGAACAAACTTCGGACAAGGTCCTGGCGCAGTTCCTCGAGCTGGTGCGCGGCGAAGGCAGCGCAGCGTTGGTCGCAACGCACAACGAGCGGCTTGCGGCAAAGATGGACCGTATCGTGCGGCTTCATGATGGAGTGCTGACCTGA
- a CDS encoding glutathione peroxidase yields the protein MTTIADFTVNKPDGTPLDLAEKKGKVLLVVNVASKCGFTPQYEGLEELQRKYADKGFEVLGFPCNQFAGQEPGNAEEIASFCKLTYDVTFPIMQKIEVNGDGAIPLYEWMKSEAPGLMGTKSVKWNFTKFLIDREGNVVRRYAPNDAPASIEKDIAALL from the coding sequence ATGACCACGATCGCCGATTTTACCGTCAACAAGCCGGATGGAACGCCGCTCGACCTGGCCGAGAAGAAAGGCAAGGTGCTGCTGGTAGTCAATGTCGCGAGCAAATGCGGCTTCACCCCGCAATACGAAGGGCTCGAGGAGCTACAGCGCAAATATGCCGACAAGGGTTTCGAAGTACTCGGCTTTCCGTGCAACCAGTTTGCCGGCCAAGAGCCCGGAAATGCGGAAGAGATCGCCAGTTTCTGCAAGCTGACCTACGACGTGACTTTCCCGATCATGCAGAAGATCGAAGTCAACGGCGACGGCGCAATCCCGCTCTATGAATGGATGAAATCGGAAGCTCCCGGGCTGATGGGAACCAAGTCGGTGAAGTGGAACTTCACCAAGTTCCTGATCGACCGCGAAGGCAATGTCGTGCGTCGTTATGCACCGAACGATGCCCCGGCGAGCATCGAGAAGGATATCGCCGCTCTGCTGTGA
- a CDS encoding lipoprotein-releasing ABC transporter permease subunit: MLLSSFEWTIAKRYMLPGKGEGFIALVAGISVGVVMLSVAMLVIVMSVMNGFRADLIDKIVGLNGHAIVQAYGGRLDNWQGVLKEIEATPGVVRASPLIEQPLLVTFQGRVEGVLVRGNTPADIGRLKPDVVAGDLAALKPDSGNVAIGARLAENLGAHVGDMITIINPAGRSTPFGTVPRQIGYRVAAIFEVGVYDYDEKFVVMPIPDAQTLLLMGDTIGMIEVKTTDAEKVGEILAPVKQALAGRAVVSTWKQINSSLFQALEVERVAMFFALSIIVLVAAFNILSSLVMLVRAKTRDIAIMRTMGATRRSLLKIFVTAGFTVGAIGTGAGLGLGFLVLFFRQNIVDAIQWLTGENLWDPSVRFLSTLPSRPDPVEIIGICLLALVLSFLATLYPAFKAASTDPVQVLRYE, encoded by the coding sequence GTGCTGCTTTCTTCATTCGAATGGACCATCGCCAAGCGATACATGCTGCCGGGCAAGGGCGAAGGATTCATCGCACTGGTTGCGGGAATAAGCGTCGGCGTGGTCATGCTTTCCGTGGCAATGCTGGTCATCGTCATGAGCGTGATGAACGGCTTTCGCGCCGACCTGATCGACAAAATCGTGGGCCTCAACGGCCACGCAATCGTCCAGGCATACGGCGGCAGGCTGGATAACTGGCAGGGCGTGCTGAAGGAAATCGAGGCAACCCCCGGTGTGGTCCGCGCCAGTCCGCTGATCGAACAACCCCTGCTGGTCACTTTCCAGGGCCGGGTCGAAGGCGTGCTCGTGCGCGGCAACACACCAGCGGACATCGGGCGTCTCAAGCCGGACGTTGTCGCGGGCGATCTCGCAGCCTTGAAACCCGATTCGGGAAATGTGGCAATCGGCGCGCGGCTCGCCGAGAACCTCGGCGCGCATGTCGGAGACATGATTACGATCATCAATCCGGCAGGGCGCTCGACACCGTTCGGCACGGTGCCGCGCCAGATCGGGTATCGTGTGGCGGCAATTTTCGAGGTCGGGGTCTATGACTACGACGAGAAGTTCGTCGTCATGCCGATCCCCGATGCCCAGACCTTGCTGTTGATGGGCGACACCATCGGCATGATCGAGGTCAAGACCACCGATGCGGAGAAAGTTGGCGAGATCCTCGCCCCCGTGAAGCAGGCGCTCGCGGGCAGGGCGGTCGTTTCGACATGGAAGCAGATAAACTCCTCGCTGTTCCAGGCCCTCGAGGTCGAGCGGGTGGCGATGTTCTTCGCGCTGTCGATCATCGTCTTAGTTGCTGCATTCAACATCCTCTCGAGCCTCGTCATGCTGGTGCGCGCCAAGACCCGGGACATTGCAATCATGCGAACAATGGGCGCTACAAGACGAAGTTTGCTCAAGATTTTCGTCACGGCAGGTTTCACTGTCGGAGCAATTGGCACGGGGGCAGGGCTCGGGCTCGGCTTCCTGGTGCTGTTCTTTCGCCAGAACATAGTCGATGCGATCCAGTGGCTGACGGGAGAGAACCTGTGGGATCCTTCGGTCCGGTTCCTCTCGACGCTCCCATCGCGGCCCGATCCGGTTGAAATCATCGGCATCTGCCTGCTGGCGCTGGTGCTGAGTTTCCTTGCGACCCTCTATCCGGCGTTCAAGGCCGCAAGCACCGATCCGGTGCAGGTGTTGCGCTATGAATGA
- a CDS encoding DUF1579 family protein encodes MIPAFASLAALALAVQSATPTPNQAPPQPSCADANHAAFDFWVGEWDVYPTGKDNLVAHSRIEKLYGGCAVRENWMPLKGSGGGSLNGFDTKTGLWRQFWIGSSPAVVEFTGGPADGGKMVLTGYWPRFTPDGKDALVRQTYTPIDTDTVRQHGEASFDHGLTWVTRYDLTYRRRTEPLP; translated from the coding sequence ATGATACCAGCGTTTGCTTCGCTCGCCGCGCTGGCTCTCGCCGTGCAATCGGCAACGCCAACGCCAAACCAGGCACCGCCTCAACCATCCTGCGCAGATGCGAATCATGCCGCATTCGACTTCTGGGTAGGGGAGTGGGACGTCTACCCCACCGGCAAGGATAACCTGGTTGCCCACAGCCGGATCGAGAAACTCTACGGCGGCTGCGCGGTGCGCGAGAACTGGATGCCGCTCAAGGGCAGCGGAGGTGGCAGTCTCAACGGCTTCGACACCAAGACCGGACTGTGGCGGCAATTCTGGATCGGGTCGTCACCAGCGGTAGTCGAATTTACCGGGGGGCCCGCCGATGGTGGCAAGATGGTGCTGACCGGATACTGGCCGCGGTTCACGCCCGACGGTAAGGACGCGCTGGTGCGCCAGACCTATACGCCGATCGACACGGACACCGTGCGGCAACATGGCGAGGCGTCGTTCGATCATGGACTGACGTGGGTAACCCGCTATGATCTGACCTATCGCCGCCGAACGGAGCCGCTACCATGA